The segment CCCATAATTATTCAATATTTGAAATACATTAAAAATGATACGGTTTTTTTATAATTTTAAATTTATGTTAGAATAATAATTAAAACTATTCTGCTCAACATTAGGTTTAAAGTATTATAAGATATCAAAAATTAAATTTTAATTCACATTTTTGTAGTAGAGTGTGATAATTGTATCAACTACTTTATCAGTATCTACTTCTTTTTCTGCACTTACTAAAAGTAAATGATCATCGCCCAAATAAAGTGAAAAACGCTTCACCGTATCATATTCAGCCAAAGTATATTTTGTCTTACCAAGCCATTTTGATACTTCTTTTCTTGATTGCCAATCTAGAATAGCCAAAGTAACCAATTCATTTTCTTTATGTTCAGAAAGAATACTTGTTAGACCTTTACGTAGACCTCCACCAACACGAACGGCCCATTGGTCATAAACAGTTGCAAATCTAATTTTTGGATTTGAATCTAAAATTTGTGAGCAAAAATTTTCGTAATCCAATAAAGTTACCATAGCAATCCAAGTATTAGAGGTTTAGTTTTTAAAAAAATGTAAATCATTCTCCTGTTTACGAATAATCGGATATGTGAATAGCAATAATTCTAGTGAAATTTCTCTATGCGGATCACACCGACGTCACTAACGTATGTTATTATGGCATAGTCTGAAAAGAGCGTCCTTGCAATTTCTTCCAATATACGGGATAATTTCTCTTCTTGCAGTATTACTTCTAGTTTGATATTTTTTTCATTTTGTAGTCCTTGTCCCCGAATACCCTTAGAGCCATTTCCACCAACCTCATAAAACGTGTATCCGGAGGCATTGTTCTTTTCAAGAATATCTGTGATGTTTTTTTGCGCAGGTGCCTCACAAACAATTGTCAGTAGTTTGATAGAATAGAGTTTCATTTCAAACCCTCACCAAAGTAGCTATTCAAGTCAAACGTTGCAGGATTATGAAGGATTGTTGAAAGTATGAACATTGCAGGTAACAATACAATCATGTTAAATGGAAATGTTATCCCAAGTGCAGATGTTATGTATAATCCTGGATTTGCCTTTCTTATCGCTGTTCTCAAAACAGATGGTGCTGCAATAAATGATGCACTAGCAAATAGCAGGCCCAACAAAACTGAACCTCCGATACTCAATCCAATGTATGTAGATACAACTACCCCAATAATTCCATTAAAAGTTGGCACTGCTACAGAGAAAAGTATTAAGAATTTACCTGCTTTTTTCACATCATCTAATTTTTGTCCAGTTATTATTCCCATCTCAATTAAAAATATCACTAAAGCTGGAAAAAACAGATCTTCAAATCCAAGTTTTATAGATTGAAATCCACTTTCTCCGATAACATATCCAATGATGATTGCACCCAACAAAATTACGATAGCCTTTCCTGCGATGGTGTTTTGTAACACTTGTTTCATTGATGCTTCACCATGTACTTCTCCGATTTCAACTGCAATAGAATCATCATTTGGGACTTGCTTTACGTCTTCCAGAATTTTTGTTTCATAATGTTTTGATTTTTTTTGATTTTTTGTTATGGACATGTTTACTAGAAAAACACACAAAATTAGGCTTACGGGTTCCAATACTGCCAAAATCACAGCCATGAATCCCTCTGATGGTTGATTTTGAGTTTTGAGAAATGACAAGCCAACAGAAAAACTAGTGGCACCAACAGAACCGTATGCAGCTGCAATAGCATATGAATCAAAAACGTTGAATTTACCAAGACGTTTTAGTATTTGATAATGATTCATAGTCATTGCAATAGACAGACCAACTGCAACCAAAATTGGAATTATCATATTATCAAATCCCATTTTTCTCATCTCTAGTCCTCCATGCAATCCAATTACAGCAAGAAGATAGATTGGTAAAAATTCTGAAATAGCATCAGGTATTTTTAAATCGGATTTTATACGTGTTGCAACTATTCCTAAAATAAAAAATAAGATCAGTGGAGTAAGAAGACTAGATTGAATAATTGCAATAACATCCATCTGCTTAGTTCTCCCAGTTTTTTTATGGAAAGTTTCTATGACCTATACGCCATTTATCTAATCTAAATGACTCACAGTTATCAACACATGTTGATTCTTCATTCTCGATAGATTCTAAATTATCCAGAGTATTTTGGACAGATATGAAATCAAAAATATCTTTTTTTTGATAATCTCGCCTGTGGCTAATTCGTACATGCTTTTCAAAGTCATTTGCTAATGTTTTTTGATCATTGCTGTGTGCAATAAAATCACAATCAAAACCAATTTTTTTGCAAATTAACTTGTACATGAAAATAAAGTATCATGTATAGATATAATTTCTCAGTATACAGTGTGTGACACTGTAGCACAATCATAACTGTAACCAATTACGCCTAGACTAATCATGGTTAATGAGAATCTTGATTGTGACACCACCTGTTTTTAATTAAATTAAAATGGTGTAATTATCAATCTCAATTACTAATGATTCAGAAAAAAAGAGCACCCACAGAGCATGCAAGTTTTAGAATAAACACAAACACATTAGATAATTTAAAAAAAATATCAAAAGATCAGAAATTAAGTCTTAATACATACGTAAACCAAATTTTTGATTCTCATGTAAATTGGGATGTAAATGCTTCAGAGATAGGCTGGATTGTGATACTAAAATCAGCCTCAACAGAGTTGATAAAACATGTCGATAATCAAACCATAATCAAAATAGCAAAAGATGCAGCAGAAAGTGGTGCAAAAGAGATCGCACTATCGATGCGAGGAAAATATGGTGTTAATGAGTGGATTTCTATTTTAAAAGAACGTGCAAAATCATCAGGATTTTCAATTAAAGAGTATAATGAAAAAAACAATACAAAATTAGTGATGTTTCATGAAATGGGGGAGCAGTGGTCTTTATTTTTTAAAACGTATTATGAGACAGTATTTTTTGATTTGGGTTCCAAGATAAAAACAGAGTACACAGAAAATTCAATCATAATAGAACTTGAAGTTTAGGAATTATCAAAGATTCAGTTCTTAAATGGTTTGAATTGTTCTCGAAGACCGATTTTGATTTAAAAAAAGTTTGAACTTGTAAAAAAGATCAATAAATGTCAAATACATTATAAAGGATAATTGATTTTAAAAAAGTCTGATGAATCTTAAAAACATCACAGTATTAGGTTCTGGGATTATGGGTCATGGTATTGCACAAGTTTCAGCTACTGCAGGATACAACGTAGTTCTAAGAGATATTGAACAGGGATTTTTAGACAAAGCAATGGAGAAAATTAAATGGAGTTTAGATAAATTAGCAACTAAAGGAAAAATAACACAACAAGAAGCAGATTCTATTTATTCAAAAATAACACCGATTGTAAATCTTGCAGATGCAGTAAAAAATGCGCAGTTAGTTATAGAAGTAGTTCCAGAGATTATGGAGTTAAAGAAAAAAGTCTACGCAGAACTAGATTCAGTTGCAGGCAAAGAGGTAATTTTTGCATCAAATACAAGCACTCTACCAATTACAGAAATTGCAAATACAACATCACGCCCAGACAAATTCATTGGAATTCATTTTTTCAATCCACCACAATTGATGAAATTAGTAGAAGTAATTCCAGGTGAAAAAACATCGTATGACGTAATTGATTTAACTTTAGATTATGTAAAATCTGTAAAAAAAGAGTCAGTAATTTGTAGACGAGACGTTCCTGGTTTTATTATCAATAGATTATTCATTCCAATGGTTCACGAAGCATGTTACATGATGGATAGAACGGGAGCAACAATGACTGAAATTGATTCAGCAGTAAAATTCAAGCTTGGTTTTCCAATGGGAATTTTTGAACTAGCGGACTTTACTGGAATGGATGTAATACACAAAGCAACCACAGAGATGTATCTTAGAGATAAAAAAGTGATTTTACCACACCCTACAATTGAAAAAATGTTCGATGCAAAAAAACTTGGCCAAAAATCAGGAGAGGGGTTTTACAAATACTCTGACGATAAATATGAACGCGTGGCATTATCTGAAGAGATGGCACAAAAATGCAATCCAATTCAGATTGTTGCAAATATTTTAAACAATGCAGCTTGGCTTGTATCTAACAAAGCAAGTGACATTGAAGAAATTGAAAAAGCTGCATCTCTTGGATTAGGATTAAAAAAACCACTCTTTGAGACAGCAAAAGAGATAGGAATTAAAAACATTGTAAACGAGTTAAAGCAGTTAGCAACAAAACATGGAAAGTTTTACGAGCCAGATTCGCTACTAATTTCTATGCAATAACTCAAGAATTTTTTTTACAGCATCTTTTGCATTGTCAACACCAATTATTTTGACATTTTTTCTGTGATCAACGTATCCGTCAATGAATTTATCGGCAGCCCCACCTGTATTTCTGATTGCAACCATAGGTTTTTTGTGCATATATGCGGCACAAATCTCAGATAATGTTCCAGCGCCTCCTCCAACTATGATTATTCCATCAGCAGATAATGCATTTAGAAAATCTCTTGTAAGCCCCATACCACTTGGAATCACAATGTCACAAAATTCATTTGCGTGAGATGGATCGTCTTGAGGAATTATTCCAACAGTTAGACCATTTGAGTCACGAGAACCTTTTGCTGCTGCTTTCATCACACCGCCTAATCCACCAGTCATTAAAACACAATGAGATTTTGCCACTTCACAGCCAATCTCATATGCAATTTTTTCATGTGCAGGAGTACAGCCATTATCATTATGGCCAATTACCAAAATTTGGGTTTTCCTTGTCAATAAAATGATTCAATTATTCACCATCTAATACTTTCCTAACGCAAAAGATATTAAATAATAAAATACAAATCAATCATGGAAAAACGTTCAATGCCAGTTTGTTTTACAGCAAAACAATACAAAATGATCGAAGAATTTGCCAAGAGAAATGGCATGTTAAATACAAGTCAAGCTCTTGAAAAGATCTTAAGCAGTTAATCACTTTTGTCATTTTTTGTTTTTATTTAATCAAAAACATCTGTGAATTTTGGCTTTAATCAGATAAACAAATTTTGTATTAACTTAAATTATTTCAATTATAACGTTTGACGTGGGATTACTAAGCAAAAAGCCAACATATTGTAGTATTTGCAATAAGGAGCTTACACACAAACATAAACCAAAAAGAGAATGGAACATCAAAGGAAGACTTTGCGGAGACTGCCATTTTGATAAATCAAAGGAATTCTACGAAGGAAAAGTCAGACAAGCATGTGTTTTGTGTGGAACTACAAAAATAATCTCAGAGTTATGGGAACCAAGATGGCAATGGGACATGGAAGGTTTGTTATGCAAAGAATGCTTTGACAGTAAAGAAAAATCATTTGAGGTAAAAAAGAAATTTTGTGCAATATGTGGAACAACTATGGGATTCATTAGACATAATCCAAAAAGTAAATGGAAGATTGAAGGTCAACTTTGTAGAAAATGTTGGGATGACAAAAAAGCAGAACTGGGATAAGATGAGATTTTTTAAGAAATTTGCATGTGATGTTTGTAATAGTAAGTTTTCCCACCAAGAAGAATTAATGAATCACAAGCAAATTGTACATGGAAAAGATCTACAATACGACTGTAAAGAATGTAAAAAATATTTTTCAAATATGGAAGATATGAGAACTCATTTACAGAGAGAACATAGTTACAAAAAAGACAGATAATTAAATTGCCTTTACTGTTTTTACTACAGGTGGTCGCACCTTAGTAAATACTCTAAATCCACAAATGCATTTTATTTCAGGCAATCTTGATAACTCTGTGTTTGAGACATTAGTTCCACATCTTAGACAAGAGTAGATTACATCAAATGTTTCAATAGGAGTTTCGTTAGTGGTTTCAAAATTTTCTTCAGCCATATTTATCATCAAAATTTCTATAATTTAAGGATACCAGATTAAGTTAGAGATAATTCAATGTAAACGTCATCTGGAATTTTTAGTCTCATCAATTGTCGTATTGCTTTATCATCTGCATTAATGTTAATTATTCTTCGATGCATTTTCATCTCCCATTTTTCATAGGTTTCAGTTCCACTGCCACATGGTGATTTTCTTGTTGCAACATGTAATTTTTTAACAGGAAGTGGAGTTGGACCTTTAACTTTAACACCTGTTTTTTTACCAATGCCCATGATCTCATTACAAACGCCGTCGAGTTTAGGAAGACTGATGCTTGTTAATTTGACACGAGCAGTTTGAGTCATAGCAACTCAACCTATGGTTTGTACTCTTCAGTAATTTCCTTAACAATTCCTGCTGCAATAGTTGCACCCATATCTCGTAGTGCAAATCTACCCATTTCAGGGAATTCTTGGAAAGTTTCTATGCAA is part of the Nitrosarchaeum sp. genome and harbors:
- a CDS encoding DUF1059 domain-containing protein; the protein is MYKLICKKIGFDCDFIAHSNDQKTLANDFEKHVRISHRRDYQKKDIFDFISVQNTLDNLESIENEESTCVDNCESFRLDKWRIGHRNFP
- a CDS encoding C2H2-type zinc finger protein, producing the protein MRFFKKFACDVCNSKFSHQEELMNHKQIVHGKDLQYDCKECKKYFSNMEDMRTHLQREHSYKKDR
- a CDS encoding sodium-dependent bicarbonate transport family permease; translation: MDVIAIIQSSLLTPLILFFILGIVATRIKSDLKIPDAISEFLPIYLLAVIGLHGGLEMRKMGFDNMIIPILVAVGLSIAMTMNHYQILKRLGKFNVFDSYAIAAAYGSVGATSFSVGLSFLKTQNQPSEGFMAVILAVLEPVSLILCVFLVNMSITKNQKKSKHYETKILEDVKQVPNDDSIAVEIGEVHGEASMKQVLQNTIAGKAIVILLGAIIIGYVIGESGFQSIKLGFEDLFFPALVIFLIEMGIITGQKLDDVKKAGKFLILFSVAVPTFNGIIGVVVSTYIGLSIGGSVLLGLLFASASFIAAPSVLRTAIRKANPGLYITSALGITFPFNMIVLLPAMFILSTILHNPATFDLNSYFGEGLK
- a CDS encoding DUF3240 family protein; its protein translation is MKLYSIKLLTIVCEAPAQKNITDILEKNNASGYTFYEVGGNGSKGIRGQGLQNEKNIKLEVILQEEKLSRILEEIARTLFSDYAIITYVSDVGVIRIEKFH
- a CDS encoding 3-hydroxyacyl-CoA dehydrogenase; translation: MNLKNITVLGSGIMGHGIAQVSATAGYNVVLRDIEQGFLDKAMEKIKWSLDKLATKGKITQQEADSIYSKITPIVNLADAVKNAQLVIEVVPEIMELKKKVYAELDSVAGKEVIFASNTSTLPITEIANTTSRPDKFIGIHFFNPPQLMKLVEVIPGEKTSYDVIDLTLDYVKSVKKESVICRRDVPGFIINRLFIPMVHEACYMMDRTGATMTEIDSAVKFKLGFPMGIFELADFTGMDVIHKATTEMYLRDKKVILPHPTIEKMFDAKKLGQKSGEGFYKYSDDKYERVALSEEMAQKCNPIQIVANILNNAAWLVSNKASDIEEIEKAASLGLGLKKPLFETAKEIGIKNIVNELKQLATKHGKFYEPDSLLISMQ
- a CDS encoding RNA polymerase Rbp10 — encoded protein: MINMAEENFETTNETPIETFDVIYSCLRCGTNVSNTELSRLPEIKCICGFRVFTKVRPPVVKTVKAI
- the rpsJ gene encoding 30S ribosomal protein S10, giving the protein MTQTARVKLTSISLPKLDGVCNEIMGIGKKTGVKVKGPTPLPVKKLHVATRKSPCGSGTETYEKWEMKMHRRIININADDKAIRQLMRLKIPDDVYIELSLT
- a CDS encoding TIGR00725 family protein, which gives rise to MTRKTQILVIGHNDNGCTPAHEKIAYEIGCEVAKSHCVLMTGGLGGVMKAAAKGSRDSNGLTVGIIPQDDPSHANEFCDIVIPSGMGLTRDFLNALSADGIIIVGGGAGTLSEICAAYMHKKPMVAIRNTGGAADKFIDGYVDHRKNVKIIGVDNAKDAVKKILELLHRN